The DNA window AACGGCCGCAATCCCGACGGTACGTACAGCAACCTGGCCGCCGCCAACGCGGCCATCAACTGCGTGGACGACAAGGCGCGTTACGACATGGAGCGGGCGAAGTCGCAGCTCCCCGCGTTCCGCGCCGCGTCGCGCCTCTTCGGTGAGGCCTGGGGCTGGGGTCTGATGGGCTGCTCCGCGTGGCCGGTGGACGGCCAGTGGGACACCCCCGACGTGAGCGCGCCGGGCTCGGCCCCGATCCTCGTCATCGGGACCACCGGCGACCCCGCGACGCCCTACGCGGGCGCGAAGAGGATGGCCGAGGAGCTGGGCAAGGGCGTCGGCATCGAGCTGACGTACAAGGGCGAGGGCCACGGCGCGTACAGCGGCGGCGACAAGTGCGTGCGGGGCGCCGTGGACGCGTACCTGCTGCGGGGCAAGGTGCCGGCCGACGGGACCGTGTGCCCCTAGGTCCCCCGGCGGCGAGTGCGTCGACTGCCAGTGGGGGGAAGCCGCCCGGCGGCGAGTGCGACTGTCGATGGGGCACGCCGCCCGGCGGCGAGTGCGACGGTCGGTGGGGCACGCCGCCCGGCGGCGAGTGCGACTGTCAGTGGGGCCGCCTAGGATTGCGAATCTGTTTTCGAGTCCTGAGCGCTGGGGAGCCACCATGGCCAGTCATGTACGGGCAGCCGCCGTGGCAGCCGCTGCGCTCCTCGTCGCGGGAGCGGCCACCGGCTGCGGCAGCGGCTCTGCGGGCGGCGACGACCGGCCCGCCGCGTCCTCCACGGCCTCCGCGCCGGCCACTTCCGCCGACCGGGAGCGCGGGCAGGACCCAGGCCCGGACGTGAGCGGCGGCCGGCTGCCCGCCCTCCCCGCCGCGCTCACCGGCCAGCGGCTCGACTGGAAGCGGTGCGCCGCGCCCGTCGGGGCGGGCCGTGACGCCCGGGCGCCCGGCGGCGACTGGCAGTGCGCCACCCTGACCGCGCCGCTGGACTACCGCGAGCCGGACGGCGGGACGATCGGCATCGCGCTGATCCGCTCCAGGGCCACGGACAGCGACCGGCGCGTCGGCTCGCTCCTGTTCAACTTCGGCGGCCCGGGCGGCTCGGGCGTGGCGGGCATGCCCGGCCACGCCCCCGGCTTCACGGCCCTGCACACCCGTTACGACCTGGTCGCCTTCGACCCGCGCGGCGTCGCCGCGAGCTCCGCCGTCGTCTGCCGGGACGACCGGCAGACGGAGGCGTCCTTCCGGCTGGACTTCACCCCCGACACCCGCGCCGAGGAGAGGAGCTACCTCGACGACGCGGTCGCCTTCGGCGCGGGCTGCGCCAAGCGCTCCGGAAAGGTCCTGCCGCACGTCGGAACGAGCAACGCCGCCCGCGACATGGACCTCGTCCGCCAGGTGCTCGGCGACGAGAAGCTGCACTACTTCGGCTTCTCCTACGGCACGGAGCTGGGCGGCACGTACGCCCATCTCTTCCCGCGCAGAGTCGGACGCATTGCACTGGACGCGGTCGTCGACCCGTCCGCGGACTTCGTCCGTCACGCGCGCAATCAGGTGCTCGGTTTCCAGCGCGCCCTGGACAACTACTTCGAGAGCACCGGCACCACCCCGGAGGCCGGTACGGCCCGCCTCGCGCGGCTTCTCGACCGGCTCGACAAGAAGCCCCTGCCGACCGGGACCGGCCGTCCCCTCACCGAGAGCCTCGCGGTCACGGGAGTGCTGTCGCAGCTCTACGGCGAGGACAGTTGGCCGACGCTCACCGCGGCCCTGAACGAGGCGGAGAGCGGCGACGGCGGGACGCTGCTGCGGCTCGCCGACTCGTACAACAACCGCGACGAGAACGGGCGCTACGGCAGGGACCAGCACGCCCAGCGCGCCATCAGCTGCGCCGACGCCAAGGGGCGGGTGAGCGCCGAGGAGGTCAGGACGGCCCACCTCGCCGACTTCCGCAAGGTCTCCCCCGTCTTCGGCCCCTTCCTGGCGTGGGACCTGGCCGGCTGGTGCGCCTCCTGGCCGGTCGACGGCGAGCACGAGACCCCCGAGGTCGGTGCCGAGGGCGCGGCCCCGATCCTGGTGATCGGCGGCAAGGGCGACTCGGCCACACCGTACGAGGGCTCGCTGCGGATGGTGGAGGAGCTGGGCGAGGGCGTCGGCGTGCAGATCACGTACGAGGGCGAGGGCCACGGCGCCTACCTCACGGGCAACGGATGCATAGCCAGCGCCGTGGACCGGTACTTCCTGGACGGCAAGGTCCCGGCGGACAACACCACCTGCTCGTAGCAGCGGACAGCGCCGCCCACGGCGTGTACGCCCGGCCTGCCCGCGCACCACTGTCACAGTTGGCGTAAATCCCGAATGTCGGATTTGCGTGAATCAGGGAGAGTGGTCGTGGCACACGTACACGTGATCCTCAATCAGAAGGGCGGCGTGGGTAAATCCACGCTCGCCGTCAACCTCGCCGCCGTCACGGCCGACGTGCTCGGCGCCGGGCCCGAGGGCGGGCGGCCGCCCGTCGTCGCCGTCTCGATCGACCCGCAGGGCTCCGCGGTGTGGTGGTCGGAACGGGTCGGCGACGGCCTGCCGTTCGACTTCGTCCAGGCGCACGACGACCTCCCCGGGCTCGCCGCGCTCTCCCGCATCCCCTCCGCCCAGCACGTCTTCGTCGACACCCCCGGCTGGCTCGACCTGGCCGGGACCGGCGGCGACGACCCCCTCGGGAGGGGAGCCGCAGCCGACGCGCTGCGCGCCGTCCTGGACAACGCGCACGACGTGATCGTGCCCATCGAACCCGAACCACTCGGATTCCAGCCCACCCAGCGCACCGTCGAGCGCGTCGTGAAGCCGCGCGGGCTGCCGTTCCGCGTGGTCATCAACAACTGGGACCCGCGCGACGGCAAGGCGGACCTCGACCAGACCCGGGCGTTCGTCGAGGCCCAGGGCTGGCCCCTCGCGCGGACCGTCGTACGCCACTACAAGCTGCACACCCGGGCGTCCGCCGACGGCCTCGTCGTCACGCAGTACGGCGCCAACCGCGTCGCACTCCAGGCCCGCGAGGACTTCTTCCGGCTCGCGCTGGAGGTCGGCCTGGCGGTGATCCCGGCCCCGGCCAGGCCCCGGCGCGCCCGCGCCGCCAAGAAGGCGGTGAGCCGCTGATGGGCCGCCGCACCGACCTCGCCACCCTGCTCACCCCGGGCGACGACCCCGTGCCGCCGGCCGGGCGGGACGCGTACCCGCTGACCGTTCCCGTCACGGACCTCGCCGAGAACCCCGACAACCCGCGCCACGAGCTGCGCGACCTCGACGGCCTGGCCGAGACGCTGCGCGAACGCGGAGTGCTCCAGGCCCTCGGCGTCGTCTCGCGCGGCGCCTTCCTCGCCGTGCATCCGCAGCACGAGGGGGCCGTCGGCGACGCCCCGTACGTCGTCCTGCACGGCCACCGCAGGCTCGCGGCCGCAAAGCTCGCCGGGCTGCGCGAAGTGCCGGTGCTCGTACGGGAGGACGCGACCCGTACGGACGAGGACGCGCTGATCGAGAACGTCCAGCGCGACGACCTCACCGAGCTGGAACAGGCACAGGCCATCCAGGGCCTGATCACGTCGTACGGCTACTCGCAGCGGCAGGTGGCCGCCCGGATCGGCAAGACCCAGGGGTTCGTGTCCCAGCGGCTGTCCCTGATGAAGCTGCGCGAAGACCTTCAGGAGGCGCTGGCCGACGGGCGCGTCTCCGTCGAGGACGCCCGGCGCATCGCGCGGCTGCCGCGCGACGAACAGCGGCTGCCCGGCGACGCGCCCCTCGATGCCCCCGCGCCCGTACCGAAGGCGCGGCGGCGGCGCGATTACGGCGTAATCACCCTCGACAGCCGCGGTACGCCGGAGGAGCTGGTCGAGGTACTGCGCCGCAACCTGGCGCCCGCCGCGCTGGAAAGGGTGGCCGAACTGCTCGCCGGCGCGCGCTGACCGCGCCCTGCCCCCGGACGCGCGAAGGGGCCGTCCCGCACATGACGTGCGGGACGGCCCCTTCGTACATAGACCTGCGTACGACACCAGCAGGGAAACAGCAGGGCCTGCGAAACCGCGGGGCCCGCGAAAACTGCGGGGCCTAGTAGATCGGCTTCTGCGGCTCGATCTGGTTGACCCAGCCGATGACTCCGCCGCCGACGTGCACCGCATCCGAGAAGCCCGCGGACTTCAGCACCGCGAGGACCTCGGCACTGCGGACACCCGTCTTGCAGTGCAGGACGATGCGCCTGTCCTGCGGCATGTCCTGGAGGGCGGAGCCCATGAGGAACTCGTTCTTGGGGATGAGCCGCGCACCCGGAATCGCGACGATCTCGAACTCGTTCGGCTCGCGGACGTCGATGATGTCGATCTTCTCGTCGGAGTCGATCCACTCCTTGAGCTGCTTGGGAGTGATCGTCGAACCCAGCGCCGCCTCCTGCGCCTCCTCGGACACGACGCCGCAGAAGGCTTCGTAGTCGATGAGCTCGGTGACGGTCGGGTTCTCGCCGCAGACCGCGCAGTCGGGGTCCTTGCGGACCTTGACCTGGCGGTACTGCATCTCCAGGGCGTCGTAGATCATCAGCCGGCCGACCAGCGGGTCACCCACACCGGCCAGCAGCTTGATCGCCTCGGTGACCTGGATCGAGCCGATGGACGCGCAGAGCACGCCCAGCACGCCGCCCTCGGCGCAGGACGGGACCATGCCCGGCGGCGGGGGCTCGGGGTAGAGGCAGCGGTAGCAGGGGCCGTGCTCGGACCAGAAGACGGACGCCTGGCCGTCGAAGCGGTAGATCGAGCCCCAGACGTACGGCTTGTTGAGCAGCACGCACGCGTCGTTGACCAGGTAGCGGGTCGCGAAGTTGTCGGTGCCGTCGACGATCAGGTCGTACTGGGAGAAGATCTCCATCACGTTCTCGGCTTCGAGCCGCTCTTCGTGAAGAACCACATTCACGTACGGGTTGATGCCGAGGACCGAGTCACGGGCGGACTCGGCCTTCGAGCGGCCGATGTCGGCCTGGCTGTGGATGATCTGGCGTTGCAGGTTCGACTCGTCGACCTCGTCGAACTCCACGATGCCGAGCGTGCCGACGCCGGCCGCGGCGAGGTACATGAGCGCGGGCGAACCCAGGCCGCCGGCGCCCACGGCGAGCACCTTGGCGTTCTTCAGCCGCTTCTGCCCGTCCATCCCGACGTCCGGGATGATCAGGTGGCGGGAGTACCTGCGAACCTCGTCAACAGTGAGCTCGGCAGCGGGCTCGACCAGGGGTGGCAGCGACACGGGGACTCCGTAGGTCGGTCAAACAGTACGGTTGTTCTCCGCGTAACACTGCCACGCCCCTTCTCATTCCGAGACACCCGGTCCGATCCGCGAGACGATTTCGTCCCAGTAGCCGGGCAGAGTCTCGAATGGTGCGTTTTGTCCGTCACCGTCGCTGTAGCCGCAGCCGTAGTCGCCGACGGCCGTCCGGTCCGTCATGAAGACCGTCCCGGCACCCTGCCAGCGGGCGATACGGACGGCCTCGTCCAGGTGCGTGCGCGGCAGCCCGTGCACCAGGTGGCAGAAGCGCTCGGGAGGGTGGTCCGCCGTCCATTCCGCCACCTGTGACCAGCGGTAGTCCGTCCACGGCCCCGAGAACGTCACCAGCTGGTCCGCGCTCTCGGCGTAGCCGGGATACGGGTGTGTGCCGTGCCCGAGGACCAGGTGGGCGCCGTCCTCCGGGACGCCGGACAGTGTGGTGGTCACGCGGCGCACCCCCGGCAGGTCTGTCCGGTCGCTGGGACAGCGGTCCAGATAGAAGCCGTCGACCCGGTACCAGTCGCGGAACCGGTGCGCGTCGGAGACGAGCTCACCGAAGGAGCGCGCCCCGTACGCCATGTCGATCCGGCCCAGGACGCGCACCCCGGCGTTGCGGAGGCGGCCTGCGGCCTCCAGGCAGTGCGGGTCGGGGCGGTCGCCCGGCCCGTCGGCCACGTTGAGCGCCACCCAGTGCAGCGGCGTACCGGGGCGGTTGAGTTCGCCCCACTCGACGGGGGCGACGAGCGGGTGCGCGTACCCGGGGACCCCGATGCCCATGCGGTCGGCGGCGGTCGCGGCCTGTTGCCGCCTGGGCCTGGTCAGATGCGGCATGCGGCCTCCATCCAGATGTCGGCGAGCGACTCCTCCAGGTTGATCCGGGGCCGCCAGCCGAGGCGGTCGCGCGCGGTGCGCACGTCGGCCTGCTGCCAGCTGCCGCAGCCGTCCGGGTACGGGTACGGGGTTCCCAGGTGATCCGGGGACATCTCGCCGCGTTGCGGCCCCACCGAGGAGAGCACGCTGCCCACTCCGCCGTTGCGCGCGGCCGCCGCCGCGCTGCCCGGGACGTAGCCGGAGGGCGCGTCGAGCTCGTGGAGCGCGCCGCCGTAGCCGGCGACCCTGGCCAGGACGGCGGCGGCGTCCCGCAGCCGGACCGCGCGGCCGGTGCCGATGTTGACGGCGCCCTGCGCGGCGGAGAGCGAGGCCGCGTGCACGGCGCGCGCCACATCGCGTACGTCGACGAAGTCCCGCTGCACGCCGAGGCCGCTCAGCTTCAGCTCGCCGTCCCCGGACTGCATCGCCCGCCGCATCGCCTCGGCGAGGCGGCCCAGCGGCGAGCCCGCCGGCGTTCCGGGTCCGACCGGTGAGAAGACCCGGAGCACGACGGCGTCGAGCCCGGAGCCGAGCACCAGCTCGGTGGCGGCGAGCTTGCTGACGCCGTACGGGCCGCCGGGGCGGGGCACGGCGTCCTCGGCGGTGGACGACCCCGGCTGCGAGGGTCCGTACTCGGCGGCGCAGCCGAGCTGCACGAGCCGCGCTCCGCAGCCGCTGCGGCGCAGTGCCTCGCAGACGGTCGCGACGGCGACGGTGTTGTGCCGGGTCAGTTCGCGGGCGCCGCCGCGGGTGGCGCCGGCGCAGTTGATGACGACGCCGGGGTGCACGGCGTCCAGGAAGCGGGTCAGCGCACCGGGGCTGCCGGTGGCGAGGTCGAACCGTACGTCGGCGTCGTCGCCCCGCCCGAGGGCGGTGAGCTGCACGGCCGGGTCGGCGAGCAGCCGGTCGGCGACGAAGCGGCCGAGATATCCGTTGGCACCCAGCAGCAGCACCCTCATCGCGCGTCCCCTCGGTGCCGACCGGCGGAAGTTGGGGGTTGGGGGGTCATGGTCACGTTCTCCTTCGGGGATGTTGCGGTGAGTGCTGCGGTGTACGCCCGCGGCGTCGGCTCCGCGGGAGGCTGGACGGATTGGTGCGGTCCGGTTCGGTCCGGGTGCGGTGTGGTCCGCTGTGGTGTGGTCCGGTCCGACGGTGGGCCGGTCCGGTGGTGGGCCGGTCCGGTGGTGGGCCGGTCCGGTCCGACGGTGGTCCGGTCCGGTGTGGTCCGGTCCGGTGGTGGGCCGGTCCGGTGTGGTCCGGTCCGGTTGTGGTCCGGTCCGGTGGTCAGGTGGTTGGTCAGTGGGGCGGGCCGTGGCGTCCGTCGGGGCCGTGCCGTCCGTCTTGTCGTTCACGGCCGTCCCTTCGGGCCCCGCCGTCCGGCCCCTTCGGGCGGGGGTCGGCGGTTTCCGGCCGGCCGGCGTGGGCCGAGGTGCGGGAGAGGGCCGCGGTGGCGTGGACCAGCAGGGCGAGCGCGGGCAGGGCGCAGGCGGCGGCGGGTACGGTGCCCGGGCCGCCGGCCCCGACGAGGTACTCGACGGGCCGGGCGAGGAAGCCGCAGCCGGGCAGGCGGGCCGCCAGTACGGCGGCAAGGGCGGTGATCTGTAGGGCGGCAGCGGCGGCAAGGCCCGCCTGCGCGGGGCGGGGAAAACCGTGGACGGTGAGCAGCCGGGCGAGGAAGAGGAGCGCGCCCAGAGCGACGCCGGCGGCGAGAGGGGCCCGGCCGCTGCCCCCGGCCGCGCTCACCACGGCGATCTGGAGACAGAGGAGTACGCCCACGAAGAGCCCGGTGAGGCCGATCAGGAGCGGACGTACCGACGCCGCGAACTCCTCGGTGCCCCGGCTCGTGGCGAGCTTGCGCCGCGCCTGTACGCCGAGGAGGTGCGCGCACCACGCGGCCGGGACGAGGGCCCACGCGAGGGCCACGAGCGTCGTGCTCTCCATCGGCCACGGTCCGTCGGGGCCGCCCGCGACGAGCTGACCGAGCAGCCCGTCGCCGAAGACGGCGTACGCGAGCAGCCAGCACACCCACAGGCGTGCGGCGGGCGCTGTGCGCCCCTCGGCGCGCAGGGGGCCGTGGCGCAGGCACAGGGTGACGGCGACCGCGACGACCAGTACCCCGGTCGCGGCGACCGCCCACCCCACGCGGCCTGTGGTGAGTCGGAGCCCGGCGGCCGTGAGGGCGCACGCGACGCCGGGCAGCAGCGCGTACGCGATCCAGCCGGCGCGCCCCCGGGGCGTACGCGCGGGGGCGTGCACGGCGCTGTCACCGACCCGCGGCACACGTGCGTACAGCTCCTCGGCCAGCGCGAAGACGTCCCGGTGGCGGAAACGCGCGGCGGTCCTGTCGGTCACCCCGTGCGCTTCGAGCCCGGCGGCGATCTCCAGTGGGTCGACGGCCCGCTCGCACAGCTCCCGGTGGCGGTGCATCAGCGCCCGTACCGGGTCCGCGGGTCCACGGCGCGGCGGCGACACGGCGGTGCCGGGGACGGCGGCTCCCGGGCCGGGGTCGGCGGATGCGGGGGCGGGGGCGGCGGATGCGGGGGGGGCGGCCGTCAGCGGGGCGCCGGTGTCCCACGCGCCGGGACTCAGCGGGGTACGGGGGGCGTCCCACACGCCCCCGCCGGGGGCAGCCGGTGTACGGGCTGCGCTCATCGACATGCCTCCTCCACTGACGTTCGGTCCACCGGCCCCGCTCCCGCCCCGAACGCCCCCGGCAACCACCGCAGTTGCGGTCGCGGTCGCGGGGTTCCCGGGCGTGGTCGCGGTCGCCGGCATCGCGGTCGCCGTCCCCGCCCCACTCCCGGAGGCGAGGGTTCCGGGGGGCGACGCGGTCCCCGCCGTGCCCGATGCCCCCGTGGCAGCCGCTGCCCGTGCGGTGGCCGTTGCCCGAACCGTGGCCGCTGCTCCCGTGATGGCCGAAGGCCCCGTACCGGCCGAGGGTCTCGCCGGATCCTGCTGTCCGCCGTGTCGCTCAGACATCCCGCTCCCCCGGTCCCGTCCCGGCGCCCGCGCCCACCCGCTGCGACGCGCTTGCGGCGTCCGCCCAGCCGGGGCCGGAGGCACCGCGCGCCCAGCTGCCCGGTACATGTGCTTCCGCCGGGTGGGCGAAGAGCAGGGGTTCGCCGTCCGCGCCCACCGGTTCGCGCCGTACCGGGCAGTGGGAGATCAGCTCCAGGTAAATGCCTCGAAATGCCGCGAGATTCTGCTCGACGGTGAAGAGTTCGAGCGCGCGTGCCCGCGCCGCCGCTCCCAGCCGTTCGCGCCGCTCGGTATCACGCATCAGCGCCACACAGGCGTCGGCCAGTGCGCGGGGGTTGCGCGGCGGGACCACGAGCCCTGTGCCGCCGATGATTTCGACGACCGCGCCGACGTCCGTCGATACCGTGGCGCGCCCGCAGAACATCGCTTCGACCAGGCTGACCGGGAAGCCCTCGACGACGCTGGAGAGGACGACCACGCTCCCCGCCGCGTACGCGTCCACCAGGTCCGGCACCTCCGGCCCGCCGATCTCCTCGAACGAGACGGGGTTGTCCCCGACGGCGTGCGCGTCGGCCGCCTCGTCGGGGAAGAGCTGGGCGGCCAGGGCCTGGCAGTGCGCGAGATATCCGGCGGCGACAGCGCTTTGCCCGTACGGGTTGTGGACGATGCGCAACCGGGCCCGCGGCTCCGCCTTCCGCACCTCCGCGAAGGCGTGCAGCAGCGAGACGAGGTCCTTCGCGGGCTCCACGCGTCCGACCCAGACGAGCGTGCCCGGGTCGCCTCCGTCGCCGCCCTCGCCCAGCCCCGCGAAGCGCTCGGACTCCATGCCGGGGTAGACCGTACGCAGCTTCGCGCGGTCGGCGCCGCACCGCTCCTGCCACCGCCTGGCGTGCGTATTGCCCGGCGTGATCAGGGTGGCGCGGTCGTACACCTCGGCGGCGAGCTTGCCGTGGAAGGCGGCGAGCAGCGCCCGTACCGGTGCGCTCCGCCCGGTGCCCCCCTCCGCCAGATAGCGGGCCCGCAGCTGTACGCCGTACTCGGTGACCAGCAGGGGTACGCCGAAGAAGCGTTTGCCCAACAGCCCCGGCAGGGCGGCGGAGCCACCGGAAGCCGCGTGGCACAGATCGACGGCACCGAGGCTCCGGTCGTCGTACCAGTCGAGCGACAGGGGCCGCAGCGCGCGCTCCAGCAGGTCGGCGAACGCGAGGTAGTCGGGGACCTTCGCGGCCTGTACGGCGCGGTTGGCACCGGGGGCGCGGCAGGCGGCCTCCAGGGCGCGTACGGCCACTTCGGAGCGCAGGGCGGCGTAGAGCCCGCCGTGCTCCGCGGCCAGCTCCGCGAGCCCGTAGAGCCCGGCGGCGAACCGGTCGCCCGCGCTCTCGTCCTCCTGGGCGCAGATCGCGGCGGCGAGCTCCCGGAAGTGCCCGGCGAACCGGCGCCGTTCGCGCCGCCCGTACGTACGGCCGTCGTCCTGTGGCGCCCACAGCGGTGCGGTACGCACCAGCCGCACGTGGGGCGGCAGCGGGAGCCGGCCCCGCGCCTCCTGGTCGGCGCTGCGGCTCAGGGCGTAGACATCGAATTCGTGCTGCGCGAGCCCGCGCACGAGCCGGTCGCACCAGAGCCTGGAATCACCTGTCGCATACGGGTAGCCACCCTCCGTGAGCAGTGCGATCCGCACGGGCACACCCCCGATCTCCCTTGTGGGCGGCCACCGTTGGTCCGGCGACTCGCAGCGGGACCGACCGTATGCGGACATGACGGTGACGCGACGGACGGTTGTCCGTCGCGCCACCAAAAGGGGTGAACCCGCGTAACTTTCACCCCGCCGTAGCGTTCTGTCGCGCTAAGGGGAATTTCCGTTACGGAGTGTCAGGCTGCGGCCAGCGCGCGCCGGGGGCCGGCTGTCGGCTCAACTGCCGGGAAAGACCCATGCGTTGGGCTTGCACCGGATGCCTCCGATGTCCAGCGACTTCGTCTGCTGCTGCATGATCGGCGCGAGTTCGCCGGGCGTCTCGCAGTTCTTGTGACCGTGTCCGAGCCGGTGGCCGACCTCGTGATTGATGAGCATCTGCCGGTACGCGAACATCTTGTCCTTGCCGAAGGTCGGCGCCCCCTGCGCCCACCGGAAGGCGTTGATCATGACCCGCTCGGTCGCCGCGGAATCGC is part of the Streptomyces agglomeratus genome and encodes:
- the moeZ gene encoding adenylyltransferase/sulfurtransferase MoeZ, encoding MSLPPLVEPAAELTVDEVRRYSRHLIIPDVGMDGQKRLKNAKVLAVGAGGLGSPALMYLAAAGVGTLGIVEFDEVDESNLQRQIIHSQADIGRSKAESARDSVLGINPYVNVVLHEERLEAENVMEIFSQYDLIVDGTDNFATRYLVNDACVLLNKPYVWGSIYRFDGQASVFWSEHGPCYRCLYPEPPPPGMVPSCAEGGVLGVLCASIGSIQVTEAIKLLAGVGDPLVGRLMIYDALEMQYRQVKVRKDPDCAVCGENPTVTELIDYEAFCGVVSEEAQEAALGSTITPKQLKEWIDSDEKIDIIDVREPNEFEIVAIPGARLIPKNEFLMGSALQDMPQDRRIVLHCKTGVRSAEVLAVLKSAGFSDAVHVGGGVIGWVNQIEPQKPIY
- a CDS encoding alpha/beta hydrolase produces the protein MASHVRAAAVAAAALLVAGAATGCGSGSAGGDDRPAASSTASAPATSADRERGQDPGPDVSGGRLPALPAALTGQRLDWKRCAAPVGAGRDARAPGGDWQCATLTAPLDYREPDGGTIGIALIRSRATDSDRRVGSLLFNFGGPGGSGVAGMPGHAPGFTALHTRYDLVAFDPRGVAASSAVVCRDDRQTEASFRLDFTPDTRAEERSYLDDAVAFGAGCAKRSGKVLPHVGTSNAARDMDLVRQVLGDEKLHYFGFSYGTELGGTYAHLFPRRVGRIALDAVVDPSADFVRHARNQVLGFQRALDNYFESTGTTPEAGTARLARLLDRLDKKPLPTGTGRPLTESLAVTGVLSQLYGEDSWPTLTAALNEAESGDGGTLLRLADSYNNRDENGRYGRDQHAQRAISCADAKGRVSAEEVRTAHLADFRKVSPVFGPFLAWDLAGWCASWPVDGEHETPEVGAEGAAPILVIGGKGDSATPYEGSLRMVEELGEGVGVQITYEGEGHGAYLTGNGCIASAVDRYFLDGKVPADNTTCS
- a CDS encoding DUF3492 domain-containing protein produces the protein MRIALLTEGGYPYATGDSRLWCDRLVRGLAQHEFDVYALSRSADQEARGRLPLPPHVRLVRTAPLWAPQDDGRTYGRRERRRFAGHFRELAAAICAQEDESAGDRFAAGLYGLAELAAEHGGLYAALRSEVAVRALEAACRAPGANRAVQAAKVPDYLAFADLLERALRPLSLDWYDDRSLGAVDLCHAASGGSAALPGLLGKRFFGVPLLVTEYGVQLRARYLAEGGTGRSAPVRALLAAFHGKLAAEVYDRATLITPGNTHARRWQERCGADRAKLRTVYPGMESERFAGLGEGGDGGDPGTLVWVGRVEPAKDLVSLLHAFAEVRKAEPRARLRIVHNPYGQSAVAAGYLAHCQALAAQLFPDEAADAHAVGDNPVSFEEIGGPEVPDLVDAYAAGSVVVLSSVVEGFPVSLVEAMFCGRATVSTDVGAVVEIIGGTGLVVPPRNPRALADACVALMRDTERRERLGAAARARALELFTVEQNLAAFRGIYLELISHCPVRREPVGADGEPLLFAHPAEAHVPGSWARGASGPGWADAASASQRVGAGAGTGPGERDV
- a CDS encoding spherulation-specific family 4 protein codes for the protein MPHLTRPRRQQAATAADRMGIGVPGYAHPLVAPVEWGELNRPGTPLHWVALNVADGPGDRPDPHCLEAAGRLRNAGVRVLGRIDMAYGARSFGELVSDAHRFRDWYRVDGFYLDRCPSDRTDLPGVRRVTTTLSGVPEDGAHLVLGHGTHPYPGYAESADQLVTFSGPWTDYRWSQVAEWTADHPPERFCHLVHGLPRTHLDEAVRIARWQGAGTVFMTDRTAVGDYGCGYSDGDGQNAPFETLPGYWDEIVSRIGPGVSE
- a CDS encoding ParB/RepB/Spo0J family partition protein, with the protein product MGRRTDLATLLTPGDDPVPPAGRDAYPLTVPVTDLAENPDNPRHELRDLDGLAETLRERGVLQALGVVSRGAFLAVHPQHEGAVGDAPYVVLHGHRRLAAAKLAGLREVPVLVREDATRTDEDALIENVQRDDLTELEQAQAIQGLITSYGYSQRQVAARIGKTQGFVSQRLSLMKLREDLQEALADGRVSVEDARRIARLPRDEQRLPGDAPLDAPAPVPKARRRRDYGVITLDSRGTPEELVEVLRRNLAPAALERVAELLAGAR
- a CDS encoding ParA family protein, producing MAHVHVILNQKGGVGKSTLAVNLAAVTADVLGAGPEGGRPPVVAVSIDPQGSAVWWSERVGDGLPFDFVQAHDDLPGLAALSRIPSAQHVFVDTPGWLDLAGTGGDDPLGRGAAADALRAVLDNAHDVIVPIEPEPLGFQPTQRTVERVVKPRGLPFRVVINNWDPRDGKADLDQTRAFVEAQGWPLARTVVRHYKLHTRASADGLVVTQYGANRVALQAREDFFRLALEVGLAVIPAPARPRRARAAKKAVSR
- a CDS encoding NAD-dependent epimerase/dehydratase, coding for MRVLLLGANGYLGRFVADRLLADPAVQLTALGRGDDADVRFDLATGSPGALTRFLDAVHPGVVINCAGATRGGARELTRHNTVAVATVCEALRRSGCGARLVQLGCAAEYGPSQPGSSTAEDAVPRPGGPYGVSKLAATELVLGSGLDAVVLRVFSPVGPGTPAGSPLGRLAEAMRRAMQSGDGELKLSGLGVQRDFVDVRDVARAVHAASLSAAQGAVNIGTGRAVRLRDAAAVLARVAGYGGALHELDAPSGYVPGSAAAAARNGGVGSVLSSVGPQRGEMSPDHLGTPYPYPDGCGSWQQADVRTARDRLGWRPRINLEESLADIWMEAACRI